The following DNA comes from Caulobacter mirabilis.
GCAGCGCGACCGAGAGTCTGCCCACCGGCGGCGACGTCACCGAACACGCCATCGAGAGCTACTGGGAACTGCTGCATCGCGATCCGTTCGTCGCCTTCGCCGAGCTGGAGGCCGCCGCCCGCACCGACCCGATGATCCGCGACCTGCTGGCGCCGGCCCAGGCCGAGTTCGATCGGGCCCAGATCGGCGATCATTTCCTGAAGATGCTGCACGCCGGCGCCGGCCCTCGCTTCCAGGCCAGCCGCGACCTCGCCCGCTTCATGCTCGAGGGCATGGCCCGCGCCAACGTCACCTATGACCGCGACGAACGGGTCGAGCGGCTGCTGGCGGTGATCAAGCGCGCGACGCACATGCTGAACCGGAAGGGCGGCGTCACCGACATCTGGCCGGAATAGTCCCGCCCGGGCCGTTGACCCGGCGCCCGGCGCGGGTCATGTGTTGAAGCCTCCCGTGATTTCGGAGGCGTCATGAACCCGTTCACCCAGCACCCCAACTCGGTCGGCGAGACCTATGGCGAGCATTTCGGCGTCGCCACCCGATTCGGCGGCAAGTTGATCGTCGCGGGCGTATGCTCCGTGCTGCACGGCGTCTTCCCCTGGATGTTCGAGACCACCGGCAGCCGCACGGTGAAGACCCTCTATCACCAGATCAGCGGCCGCGGCCCGGCCCAGCACGGCGCCGGGGAGTGGGAGGGCGCGGGGGTCTGACCCCGGCCTGACGCTGCGGCAAACGAAAGACTTGGCGAGGTCGCCCGGTTGGGAGCAAGGTCCCCCATTGTTCAATGGGGGCCATAGATGAGTTTCCTCACCCGCCGCACCGCCATCGACGGCGACGTCGGCCACACCGCCGGCTCCGGCCTGCGCGCGACCCTGGGCTGGCCGCACCTGGTCGCCCTGGGCGTCGGCGCCATCGTCGGCACCGGCATCTACACCCTGACCGGCGAAGCCGCGGGCCTGGCGGGCCCAGGCGCGATGCTGGCCTTCCTGATCGCCGGCGCCGTCTGCGCCGCCGCCGCCCTCTGCTACGCCGAGATGGCCACCCTGATGCCCCGCGCGGGTAGCGCCTACACCTACAGCTACGCCGTCATGGGCGAGACCACCGCCTGGGTGGTCGGCTGGAGCCTGATCCTCGAGTACACGGTCGTCTGCGCCGCCGTGGCGGTCGGCTGGGCCGGCTACGCTTCCGGCCTGATCCTGCAGTACTGGCCCGACGCGCCCAAGGCGCTGATGGCCGGGCCGCACGCCGGCGGGATCATCAACCTGCCCGCGGTGTTCATCGCCATGATCGTCGCCGGCCTGCTGGCCCTGGGCACGCGCGAGAGCGCGCGGGTCAACTTCGTGCTGGTCATCGTCAAGCTGATCGCCCTGGCCGGCTTCATCGCCCTGGCCCTGCCCGCCTTCAACGGCGCTCATTTCACGCCCTTCATGCCGCACGGTTTCTGGCCGCATGAGGTCGACGGCGTGAAGATGGGGGTGATGGCCGCCGCGGCGATCATCTTCTTCGCCTTCTACGGCTTCGACGCCATCTCCACCGCCTCGGAGGAGACCAAGAATCCGGCTCGCGACCTGACCATCGGCATCGTCGGCTCGATGGTGCTGTGCACGCTGATCTACATGGGCGTCGCCGCCGCCGCGATCGGCGCCATGCTGCCCGCGGACTTCGCCAAGAGCCCCGAGCCCCTGGCCCACATCATCCGCGAACTCGGCCATCCCACCGCCGCGCAGCTGATCGGCCTGGCCGCGGTGATCGCCATGCCCACGGTGATCATGGTGTTCATGTTCGGCCAGACCCGGGTGTTCTTCGCCATGGCCCGCGACGGCCTGCTGCCCAAGGCGCTGTCCCGCGTGAACGCCAAGACCGGCACGCCGGTGCTGGTCACCCTGTTCACCGGCCTGATCGCCTCGATCCTCGGCGGCCTGCTGCCGCTGGGAGAAATCGTGTCGCTGGCCAACGCCGGCACGCTGGCGGCCTTCATCGCCACGGCCCTGTCGATGATGATCCTGCGGCGCAAGGAGCCGGCCCGACCGCGGCGGTTCAAGACCCCGCTGTGGTTCATCACCGGCCCGTTCGCGATCCTGGGCTGCCTCTACCTATTCGCGGGCCTGCCCAGCAAAACCTGGCTGTTCTTCCTGATCTGGAACGCCATCGGCCTGCTGGTCTACCTGGCCTACGGCCGGACCAAGAGCAACCTGGCCAAGTCCTAGTCGTCCAGAAGGTCCCCGAGGGCGTCGAGCGCCGCCTCCATGGCGCTCTCGAGGACCGGACGCAGGCGCGCGGCGCGGGCCGGATCGATCGTCCGCGTCGCCTCGTCCAGATGGGTGGTCTTGGCCAGCTCCATCT
Coding sequences within:
- a CDS encoding amino acid permease — its product is MSFLTRRTAIDGDVGHTAGSGLRATLGWPHLVALGVGAIVGTGIYTLTGEAAGLAGPGAMLAFLIAGAVCAAAALCYAEMATLMPRAGSAYTYSYAVMGETTAWVVGWSLILEYTVVCAAVAVGWAGYASGLILQYWPDAPKALMAGPHAGGIINLPAVFIAMIVAGLLALGTRESARVNFVLVIVKLIALAGFIALALPAFNGAHFTPFMPHGFWPHEVDGVKMGVMAAAAIIFFAFYGFDAISTASEETKNPARDLTIGIVGSMVLCTLIYMGVAAAAIGAMLPADFAKSPEPLAHIIRELGHPTAAQLIGLAAVIAMPTVIMVFMFGQTRVFFAMARDGLLPKALSRVNAKTGTPVLVTLFTGLIASILGGLLPLGEIVSLANAGTLAAFIATALSMMILRRKEPARPRRFKTPLWFITGPFAILGCLYLFAGLPSKTWLFFLIWNAIGLLVYLAYGRTKSNLAKS
- a CDS encoding DUF6356 family protein, which produces MNPFTQHPNSVGETYGEHFGVATRFGGKLIVAGVCSVLHGVFPWMFETTGSRTVKTLYHQISGRGPAQHGAGEWEGAGV
- a CDS encoding TetR/AcrR family transcriptional regulator, which gives rise to MSVALSASRDTPKSRRTRARILDEAVRVIAHQGYAATTNAAVAEAAGITRGAMLYHFPTRESLLEATIGYIQAQRAALFRSATESLPTGGDVTEHAIESYWELLHRDPFVAFAELEAAARTDPMIRDLLAPAQAEFDRAQIGDHFLKMLHAGAGPRFQASRDLARFMLEGMARANVTYDRDERVERLLAVIKRATHMLNRKGGVTDIWPE